From the Juglans microcarpa x Juglans regia isolate MS1-56 chromosome 3D, Jm3101_v1.0, whole genome shotgun sequence genome, the window CCACGTTCCCTTCCGATGATGGAATTTCGTTAAACAACATCAAGATCACCCGGTCTCCCATATTTAATCAGGGGTTCTTGGTTATCTTCGGAATCGACGAGTTCTTTCACCTGGATTTTGAGGTTTCGGTGCCGGTAAAAAGCCCAGAGCCCAATCTTGGATGTGGGTTCCCAACGGCAAATGATACAATCAGTTTTTCAGGGACTAGTTCGTTTGGCAAAGTGAGTGGGCTCTTGAGGTGCAGTGGGTACTCTGTAATGGCTGAATTTCTTAATGGTTTCTGCTTTTTCTGGCTAAGTGATATCTTGATGGCTTCTTGAGTAATATGGAATTTCCTCAGTGCGGGATCGATGCTTGATTACAATCCTGTTCCCTTGCTCTGTTTAAGTGATGTCATTTGCTCTAACAAGTTAAACCCTTTGAATGAGTTGAAACTTGGTATATTGCACTCATGGGAGAGGTACTTCTGATTTGATGGTTACTTTCGGTCCTTGTTCAGAATTGccttcttaatttgttcttTATAAAGAACAAATTAAGCTCTACATGTAAAGAAATGTAAGCTCTACATGTATTTGTAGACATGTAAGCTCTACATTTAAAGCAGTATAATTGTAGATATCTTTGAAGCTGTGATACCAGATATAATATAACCTTCGGTTTTTCTTCATCATTGTTTTTGGCCTCATTGTTCTCAAACTTAACCAAGCAAACCATGGGAAGTTATGTGCATTATGAGGAGTCGAGTCGAACTGCATGCTGTGCAATCGACAGGAACAAAAAAGtggttttaattctatctttgCATGCTGTGCAATCGACAGGAACAAAAAAGtggttttaattctatctttgTTGATGGAAATTGGTGCGTTAGTTTATTCTTACATATCAAGCTCTCTATTCTACTACTGTGCGGTTACCTTTCAGCAACcagttttagttattttatctACAAGGTAAGTGGGTTTACCCTGGAACTCCAAAATATTCTCACAATCTCACTACCGTTGGCAGAGGACAAAACCACGATCGACTCCAAATGCAAATCCCACCCTATTGACACCAACAAAACCTCCTTCCTCGACCAAATGCAGCATcccacaaatatatatagaaggaaaTGCAACATAGAAAACATCATCTATTTGGCAATGccattcatgactgttcatcaCCTTGCCGTGCAGAGATGCTCGTCAAACGTTTGGAGCCAAAGTTTCCACCCAGGGGCTCCCGAGACCGCTATCAGCTAGCCGTCTCGGAGCAGCATTATAGATTATTGTTTTTCTAGTTTCATGCAATTAGACGTTTGTCTACTAAAATTTGGcgttttttctttaataggGCTTACAACTAATGACTCTCTCGGGTTTTATCGTGTTCAAATAGAGACTAATTCTCAGTTGGTGGTTAATTAGATTACTAAGGACAATTGTCCTATCTGGTATTTGGAAGATTTCTAGGATGAGTTACATAAATATCTTAATAACTTGGAGTATATTGTGAATCATATTTgtcatgaagaaaatattatggCTGATTTTCTAGCTAAGTGTGGGGCTGAGAGCTTGAACTCTGACTGGTCTGAAAATCATACTTTGCCTAGCCCGTTAAGAGGTCTTCTCTGCATGGATAGACTAGATATACCCTACCTAAGGGTCTTGTAAGGTTTTTTGCCTGGTAAGTTTCGCTTAATTTGTTTGTCCTTTCTTGTGTGCTTTTTTTCTTGCAGGTTACCATATATTTGGTTGTTTTGATTTAGGTTAAGTGTCTTTCATTTGGCCATGTACTTGGAACATATGAATTTAATGGTTTTGATGCATGGGTTCTGTATTTCATAGATTAAATGTATCTCCCAGGTGTCGTGTTTGTAACCATAATTTTCCTCCGTTGTAAGTGagggcaatcaataaaattgaggtaccgtcatctttaaaaaatataaaaaaaagggcTTACAACTAATGCAAGATAGGGCAAAGGATGTATGTATGGACAAAAGGTGGAAGGAAAAATGTAGCACCATCATCGAAAATTATATCAAGCAAGATGCTGCATGCATTTAATTGGAACTTCTACATAGCCTTCCAGGCCACGCAGACCAGCACtatgttttctatttttgggtTGGAACAAGACATTAGATTTTTACACACCAGCTGCATAAAGATCGAGCTATTGACTTTGGCTATAGATGTAAcaaaatacactaaaattaTCCCTCAACTCAAAATGGAGCTTCGCCCCACCTTGGTTTTTACCCCCAATAGGGGTAcaataaaactcaaaatatgTGTCTAACATGATACTTGTTTTCTGTGTTAAGACTACACTTCACTTGATGGATTTGATACTGGTGCCCCATGATTCCTGTTATAACTAAAACAGTTCTTGTAAGTCCTGCTTCCTTTTATTTGTAAGGATAGCTTGACAAACACTTCCTCCCTTTGGGGGCGGTTTGCATAGAGTATCCAAAGAACAAGGCAGAGCAAGACTCCAACCGATATCATGCCCAACCCGGCATTCACTATCTTGATATAATGTCCCAGCGGCGGGCAGTAGCTTATAGTAATTATTCTGAAAGTGTCCCTGACAAAATTACAATCCTGGAGATTAAGTAAAGGTGGCGTGTAGTGCTCGAGTGCATAGCTCTCGTTAACTGCAGCCACCAACTGTGTGTAGATGTTTGGCGTTACCCTCCCAACAGTGGTGCACAGACCATATGCCGATACTTCACAAGTATAGCTCTTCCATACCTGAAAAAGTAAATGTAGAGTTTAATTAAATCTAATTCCATGCTATGAAAGAGAGAATGAATTACTTTCCATTAACAATTATttagaaattgtaaaaaataacgAGGCCAACTTCCACATTTACGTTTTGTCCCTTCTTACATCAGCTAATGTTCTACTGGGATTTCATATATACTATTTTACCACGTAGagttcttccattttttccaaGTAATCAAGTAATTTCCAGATAGTTATTAAAGAAATGCAAATTCCCATAAGAGAAAAGTTACCAAATAATTAGAATTGATAAAACATACCGCAGAAGCATTTGCCACAGACACCTCCTGAGGCCCACACATGCGATCTTGCAGCTGAGAGTCATATGGATAACATAGTGGTGGCATCAGAGGACCAGActgattgtaataataagaatTGTCCTGGGAGGGATTTGTGTCTGCATATGTATAGATAAATTCATTGACAACATTTACAATTTGATTGATAACTTTTTTACTCTGCGCAAGTGTTTGGTTTGTTGTTCTTTGGTCAACACATGGAAGGATGTTGCTAAGAGCCGTTTCTGCATGTGGAAATTCTACCCACTCCTCCATGGACATACAGGTGTCAGAAACTGTACTGAAATGCCAAAAGTAATAATATACTATTGTCAGTAATGCCAAAGATCCTGGGGGTAGGAGATCCAAAGACTGCATAACTTTCTGAACATCACTCATCTTTCACATATGAACAAGCAAACAAAACGAGGGGGGAGAACACCTAGTAGGGAGTGTCCAAATGAAATCCAAGTCTTACTTGTTGAGGACTACAAAAACTCCACAAAGCACAAATGTAATCGCAACGAGCAACCAACCACTTATTATGAATCTGCAACATTAAGTATGTAGCGtcaaatataaatgtaaaaaacatccAACATATTGAATTAGGAATATCACTGGATGTGGCAAATGTCCACCAAATTGCAAACACAACTTACATATGGATTGCATGTTTGTGCCCAAGGATAGACAGGACTGCCAAAATAAACATCAGTAAGTTACAAAGAGGGAAGAGCCTATTAgaggaaaaataatagataaaatatataattgatttgGATTTTTCAGCAATACATACTAAGACCAATCAGAGCGAGGAGAAACATTACAGCTGCCACAGTTATTAAAGCAGAACGCCTGCAACAAAGAACTCAAATTAGCTAATTAACATcaggattttgaaaaaaaaaaaaatagatatagaTGGAACCAAGAAAGGCTAGCATAtactttttgcttttttttatataagtaaggCTAGCATATACTTACACAGCATCGAAGACTTTCTTTATTTTGACAGAATTTGTACTTGTCTTCTCTGTCAGTGTATCTGCTGCAGTATTGAGATCCAAATTCAATTTGTCAATATCATCCATGACATCAGAAGGAAGGAACACCTGGGCCACACTAATATTTTTTGCTAGTGATAGATATTCTGTGACATTTCTTAGGGTCTTCACAGTATAGTCTGACTGGTTTACAACATAGTTCAAAGTTCGCAAAACTTCACCATGAAATTCATCCTGCCCAACAGAAAGGAGGATGCATCCAATCCTGTATGACAAAAGGACCAGACGGCATTAGCAAGAGTtacaaaagaaatgaatttgTCAAACTTGTCATCCTGCCAGATAGAAACGGacataaatatgtttttatatgcAAGTTTGAAATAGACTCTAGTTCTGTCAATAATTTCATATGAATGACATACAAGGAAGGCAGAAAAAGCCCAGTTTTAGTAGACAATGTAAAGAAAGAACTTTAATAAAGTATCAGTAAGAAAATGGGataatgcaaaagaaaaaaacaagtaaaacctccAATCACAAATAATAACAATAGTTGAAAATGTTTGAAGTTCAGAATATTACACTGCAGCACAGGTGAATAGTATAAGCAGAATAAGACAAATTCTTTGTGAATGGTGcgattcttttccttttatgtttaTCCTCCAACCACAGCAATGATGAACCGCAAGACACAAGCCGAAAGAAATAAACCATAGGACAGCAAGAACGAAAGCAGGAGCACCTGTAAACCCAACAGACTGCAGATGGAATGGTTAAAGTACTGATAAATACAAGTTAAGATGTCAATGAAACTACAAGaataatgatgatgaggatAATAATTGAAGTTATAGTTATAATCTCAACTCAGTACACAAGCGTGCAGAAAATACAAACTGAAAATAGAAGAGGTGCCACCGAAAGGAAAAGATacaataaaacaacaaaaataataattaaacagCATAATCTAACACAAACCCTGAAGGTAATCTGCATAGAGATTCACATAAATCAGGCTGTATCAACCTGGATTTGACATGCTTGTACTCAACAAACTCGCAATATCCTGAGCCTACTGCTTATCCAACCATGAATACTGCAGAAACACCAAGACACCAAGATAATTGGGACTTGAACCCAAGACCTCATCCACCGCACCTTATATGGGGTGAAAGTACCATTTGACCCCAAGGCCATTGGCATTTCTTAAGAGATTTTGTCGATCTGCTTAACTCTTTGACTGGGATTGATAGTTCATACACCAGCGGCGGAATTCTTGGGTAAGATATGCacatttataactttattttgaCAATTGAAATATGTTGAGTACATCTCCCAAATTCGAGCAGTTCACCATGGTAACACTacataatagaaataaatagaTCGCCACAGGAGTTCATAAAATCTGCTCGATGCCATTATATTCATTTCagacttttttttcctttacttaTAAACAACAATCGAGTTAAGCTTCCAACAATTTTGATTCAAAGAATGTGCTAGTTGATGTCAGAagaatactataaaaaaatggcCACAATTGAAATAGATGTATTCCTCTTCAAATCCTTAAGAATCTCAAACTTTCATCAAAGCTTTTCCTTTATCTTCGAAACCATTCAGCATAAAGAACATAGTTTTCAGTATAACAGTTCCACAAACTTGTCCAAATAATCAAGTAGATATTGATTTCACACGCACCCATACAGGACAATAATGCATGAATATTACCAAACAGTTACGAAGCCTGCCGCTTAGCCAAAACAAAATCACCGAGCCTGCTGGGCAAAATTAAACAAATCGATCATACAACTACTGTGGTGTAGTAAGGAAAGCTAGACTTACAGCCCAGTAATGGCGATTGGCAATGTCCCAGCCACCTCGGTAGCGCCGAAACCCACGAAGAATGTCCAGCCTATTCGTCCGGTTTGCCGCCAAAGTAAGCGTGCTCTGAGTGGCATCATCGCTAGCAGGCCCTGGAGCCTGTGCAGCCTCCGATATTCCATTCTTCCATGGCCCCAAATTCTCTTGTCCTgcataaacaacaaaattgatACATTCACAACTAAACTATTCAactgtaaaaaaaagaaaaaaaaaagtttcttcgTATTAAAGCGTATAAAGCAGCACCGCCAGAAATTAATGGCTAAACGGCAAATGTTAAGACTTCATTGAGTATTAAAACGAACGTCTGAACGTCTCATTTAGTTGCTGAGAAAATAAgggaaaacattaaaaaaaaaaaaaaaatttatgatttattggaTCCCAGAagaagttaaaaataattaagtgaTAGCAATATCTGAAATCTCCTTTTCGTTCCGTTTTCCTCAGTTTTCAcagcaaccaaacaagaaacaaaacgACACCTAAGATCAAACCCAATACGCCGATCagggaagaaaaaccaaaaaacgaGAAGAACTACTTCAGCCTAAACAGTTGTCAATTGTAGGGAGTTGAGAGGGCGGACCTATAATGGACTTGAGAGAATCCGAATGGAGTCCATTGCGAGGCAGAGCTGAAATCGAGCTCAGAGAGGCCAGCAACAAGAAGGAGAAAAGCCCACGAACCAAGATTGCCTTCATTGCAATAGCAAATCCCCCTCTCTCCTCTTTGTCTCTCACTCACTGCAGCCACCGCCTCAGACGAACAGAGCCCATTCCCAAGATCGTCCAGACATTTCACTAAGATTCAGACCCCATCTTctgtttaatattataattcatTGATGGGAAGGAAAGGGATGATTTATGGGACAAAGATATGGAGCTAAAAAGAAAGAGCGAGAAAAGTGAgacagagagaaaagagagtcACATGGCAGTGGGGGGGACGCGGTGAGGGTGATTAGGGAGAGCAGACGAAAAGGGCGGGTGTGATTTATTTAATGAAGTGCGGTTTCAGCTAATCAGATACTTCTTTATTCGTTTCACTGTGAATGAACCAGAAATTAAGTAAAGCAGAGTCAATGCAGAACACGTTTTGATTGTTAATACGAGTTTCTGTTAACAAGTGAATGGgaacagaaagaaagaaagtatcTTTGTGAGGAAAGATGGCCAAGTTGTTAAAGTGGAGATAATCCCATCTACTTTTTTTAAGCACACAAAGTCTTTCTGACATGAAAAGAATCTACCGTCTTCAGTAAACAGTATTCTGAGATTTGTCATATTTGAGAGATagcttttctttcaaaaacaaaaGCCAAAAGGTGTCCAGACTCCGGACTCCAGGGTATATACACCGTCGAAACATCTGACATGCATGTAGGAATAAGAATGAATTTCACTTTCAgatttaggtttcgtttggatttAAAGGTGATAAATTGTGAATTCAAACCGGACTTCCTCGTAAGGTTACTCCTGCGTTAGTGTATCAAATTAGGTTAAAATAATGCAAAATTTGTACACTTTAAAGATTTGCAAGTCTCGATCATACAAATTTGTTTTAAttgaatcttatatatatatatatatatattaaattattaagtgCAAATGCCTTGCATAATTAATGACTTGataaatcatttatttaaaataaacgcATGCATATTGCTTTCTTTGTCAAGGAAAAGTCCGTGCCTTTAGGGTCAAATTTCAGAAACAAAAGAGAATTTGTTCTTCATTGTTTCTTATGATAAGCAAGCAGCCCGAGTGCACGTGACATGTTAGGGGCCGGGTTCGCTAATCTGCaaaatatgacaaaaagaaGAAGGGCCTGCCTCTTTATTCCTAATTTGGTGATCTATTTaggtataatataatatcaaaaaCTCCACTTGCATTGGGGTTGGGAAAACTCCGTGTATACATCCATCCATGTGTAAAAATGAAACGGGACGTTTCGTTCAAATTCGACTAGTTGAAACGCAGCACTCcctttcttctcatcttcttttcttcttcttctcatctgaAACGCAACACTCCTTTTCGTATACCTACGGAATAGATTTGGCTTCGGGAGCAAACTTCCCCACAGACGACCACGAAGATGAAACACAAAGACATGTTTTTCTCATCTACTAGTTcgcatcttcttctcatcttcttcgtcTTCACTATTTTCCAACCAAGTCGTGCCCCATTGGTAGTATTTCTTCAACCAACGATTGGTAGTGTTTCTTTGCATGCCCTAAACCGAATCGAAATCTCCCATTTGTAGTGTTTCTTCAACCCACGAATACAGTCGCTAGCTTCACAGGGTTCGGGCGGTGGTGGTGGAGGCGTGGGGAACAATCTGTTTTCGGACCCTTCTGCAGGGTTTCCTTTCTTGAATTTACCGCTTACTATACCATTGAATATTCAGTTACCAGTTGATGGGTGGGCGGGGAACTCATCCTGTCGCAATCTGTTTTGAGGCAATGGAGTTCTGGGTGTTCGCATAATGTGATCTTTCGGCCTTGATATGGGAATTTAAGAGCTTTCCAGAATGTTTTTTTTACATTGGATAAGAGAGACTTTTGGTGGAAATTCATGGACCGTCATCAATGTGGTTTTTTGCATTGGATAACGATGCTagctatttttcttttg encodes:
- the LOC121256276 gene encoding uncharacterized protein LOC121256276; translated protein: MKAILVRGLFSFLLLASLSSISALPRNGLHSDSLKSIIGQENLGPWKNGISEAAQAPGPASDDATQSTLTLAANRTNRLDILRGFRRYRGGWDIANRHYWASVGFTGAPAFVLAVLWFISFGLCLAVHHCCGWRINIKGKESHHSQRICLILLILFTCAAVIGCILLSVGQDEFHGEVLRTLNYVVNQSDYTVKTLRNVTEYLSLAKNISVAQVFLPSDVMDDIDKLNLDLNTAADTLTEKTSTNSVKIKKVFDAVRSALITVAAVMFLLALIGLILSILGHKHAIHIFIISGWLLVAITFVLCGVFVVLNNTVSDTCMSMEEWVEFPHAETALSNILPCVDQRTTNQTLAQSKKVINQIVNVVNEFIYTYADTNPSQDNSYYYNQSGPLMPPLCYPYDSQLQDRMCGPQEVSVANASAVWKSYTCEVSAYGLCTTVGRVTPNIYTQLVAAVNESYALEHYTPPLLNLQDCNFVRDTFRIITISYCPPLGHYIKIVNAGLGMISVGVLLCLVLWILYANRPQREEVFVKLSLQIKGSRTYKNCFSYNRNHGAPVSNPSSEV